One genomic region from Lineus longissimus chromosome 6, tnLinLong1.2, whole genome shotgun sequence encodes:
- the LOC135489248 gene encoding uncharacterized protein LOC135489248, translated as MSWTRILGLMVVVTLIIFLFNLKILNFGNDKVHQRLKPASSRYTGKTKSTARCNQVTPHRVQMNCEKWVVVTTIFNLTDAVKDLLKMPKWCMVLVGDKKGPKEVPSFPNLIFLDVAWQERCPYHICQHIPWNHFSRKNIGFMYAVANGANWIYDTDDDNFPKFPKAEPLLDSSIRFDLIQVPGHVYNPYIPYIKPNTTFWPRGLPLDKIKDSDTKNMKVIGTVKPEKVAVINYLAQTDPDVDAIYRLTQKIPFQFEMVEKYHALPHYIMSPYNAQATMHAQFAFWGLLLPASVDGRVSDIWRSYFTQRLVWDTDGHIAFGPPYVNQIRNAHSYMVDFHNEMDVYLKTSRLIKFLVNWIPKTVSLTQNMIDLYIELYQIDIIGRADIDLAIAWIRDLECVGYTFPPVKVAKVYV; from the exons ATGTCTTGGACAAGAATCCTTGGATTGATGGTTGTCGTCACGTTGATCATTTTCCTGTTCAACCTCAAGATCCTGAACTTCGGGAATGACAAAGTACACCAGCGCTTGAAACCTGCTTCATCCAGGTATACTGGAAAGACGAAATCAACTGCTAGATGTAATCAG GTAACTCCACATCGGGTTCAAATGAACTGCGAAAAATGGGTGGTGGTCACCACGATCTTCAATTTGACCGACGCCGTGAAAGACCTACTGAAGATGCCAAAGTGGTGTATGGTACTGGTCGGTGACAAGAAAGGCCCAAAAGAAGTACCGTCATTTCCCAATCTGATCTTCCTAGACGTTGCCTGGCAAGAGCGCTGTCCGTACCATATCTGCCAGCATATTCCATGGAATCATTTCAGTCGCAAAAACATTGGCTTCATGTACGCCGTGGCTAACGGGGCCAATTGGATATACGATACCGACGACGACAACTTCCCCAAGTTTCCTAAAGCCGAGCCGCTTTTGGATTCGTCGATCAGATTTGATCTAATACAGGTCCCTGGACACGTGTACAATCCCTACATTCCATATATCAAACCCAACACAACCTTTTGGCCGAGGGGGTTGCCACTGGATAAAATCAAAGATTCCGACACGAAGAACATGAAAGTGATCGGTACCGTCAAGCCAGAAAAGGTCGCAGTGATTAACTATTTAGCCCAAACCGACCCCGACGTTGACGCGATCTACAGACTGACGCAGAAAATTCCTTTTCAGTTCGAGATGGTGGAGAAGTATCACGCTCTACCGCATTACATCATGTCACCCTACAACGCCCAGGCAACGATGCATGCACAGTTCGCCTTTTGGGGTCTGCTTCTGCCGGCAAGCGTAGACGGGCGTGTCTCGGATATATGGCGGTCGTATTTCACTCAACGGTTAGTCTGGGACACCGACGGTCACATCGCTTTCGGTCCGCCATACGTCAATCAAATCCGCAACGCGCATTCGTATATGGTCGATTTTCACAATGAAATGGATGTCTACCTTAAAACCAGCAGACTGATCAAATTCCTGGTGAACTGGATCCCGAAAACCGTTTCGTTGACGCAGAACATGATCGACCTTTACATAGAACTCTACCAAATCGATATTATCGGGAGGGCCGATATCGATTTAGCCATAGCTTGGATACGCGATCTGGAATGTGTCGGCTATACCTTTCCGCCAGTCAAAGTTGCGAAAGTCTAcgtgtaa